A window of the Butyricimonas faecalis genome harbors these coding sequences:
- a CDS encoding sugar MFS transporter: protein MMEQKKNSYSMGIIIIGILFFIFGFVTWLNATLIPYLKIACELQHEWQGYLVTFAFYIAYFVMALPSSWVLRKTGYKNGMMLGLLVMAIGALLFIPAAMTRTYGLFLLGLFIMGTGLSVLQTASNPYVIELGPAESAAQRVSIMGICNKVAGAISPLILGSIMLKDIDLLEAKLQTMDAVQKAAELDLLASKSIVPYVVIMVSLVVLALFVRFSPLPQIEDPEEEEGSLQHGGKSSIFSFPHLWIGIVTLFLYVGVEVIAIDTIIGYAQSMKMDMDTARIFPTYGMIAMIVGYIIGIIAIPKYISQEKALAVCAALGVILGICTVLLPGNISIWCLTLLSLANSLMWPAIFPLAIFGLGRHTKTGSALLIMAIAGGALLPMLYGSLTTSMGYQGAYWMTLPCYLFILYFAVAGHRVGIKHLYKK, encoded by the coding sequence ATGATGGAACAAAAGAAAAATTCTTACAGCATGGGGATTATCATTATCGGTATTCTCTTCTTTATCTTCGGGTTCGTCACGTGGTTAAACGCCACCTTGATCCCTTATCTCAAAATTGCCTGCGAACTGCAACATGAATGGCAGGGCTACCTGGTAACCTTTGCATTCTACATTGCCTACTTCGTCATGGCACTGCCCTCGTCCTGGGTACTGCGGAAAACAGGATACAAGAACGGAATGATGCTCGGTCTTCTCGTGATGGCCATCGGTGCATTACTGTTCATCCCGGCCGCCATGACCCGCACCTACGGGTTATTCCTGCTTGGATTATTCATCATGGGTACGGGGCTATCCGTGCTTCAAACAGCCTCCAACCCCTACGTCATCGAGCTTGGCCCCGCCGAGAGTGCCGCCCAGCGCGTGAGCATCATGGGGATCTGTAACAAGGTGGCCGGAGCCATCAGCCCGTTGATCCTCGGATCAATCATGTTGAAAGACATTGACTTACTCGAAGCAAAACTACAAACGATGGATGCCGTGCAAAAAGCCGCGGAACTCGACCTCTTAGCCTCCAAATCCATCGTACCCTACGTCGTGATCATGGTATCACTCGTCGTGCTGGCGCTATTCGTCCGCTTCTCCCCGCTCCCTCAAATCGAGGACCCGGAAGAAGAAGAAGGCAGCCTGCAACACGGTGGAAAATCAAGTATATTCAGCTTCCCCCACCTGTGGATAGGCATCGTAACCCTGTTCCTGTACGTGGGTGTTGAAGTAATCGCCATCGACACGATCATCGGTTACGCCCAATCCATGAAAATGGACATGGACACCGCTAGGATATTCCCGACTTACGGCATGATCGCCATGATCGTCGGTTACATCATCGGAATCATTGCCATCCCCAAATACATCAGTCAGGAAAAAGCCCTCGCCGTCTGTGCCGCCTTGGGTGTCATCCTAGGCATCTGCACCGTCCTGCTGCCGGGCAACATCTCTATTTGGTGCCTGACCCTGTTAAGCTTGGCAAACTCACTCATGTGGCCCGCCATCTTCCCGCTTGCCATCTTCGGGTTGGGACGTCACACGAAGACCGGATCGGCCCTCCTTATCATGGCCATCGCCGGGGGAGCCTTACTCCCGATGTTATACGGTTCACTGACCACCTCCATGGGATACCAAGGAGCCTACTGGATGACGTTGCCTTGCTACCTGTTCATCCTCTACTTCGCCGTAGCCGGACACCGGGTTGGAATCAAACATCTTTATAAAAAATAG
- a CDS encoding YIP1 family protein yields MKKSDINSIFARPRKLLLHPETEWQAINRENWEGIELFKNFLVPLSAISSVCAILLRFLSTSPLYAIGIGIILFVASVVGCYITYRIAREYLINKVPQANRTVLHLAVYSSAVFIPFHCLSSGFSEGFLSQLMAICSLLCLRTLYVGLNRLTSLDAQYRKSALVIIGLLVIVSPIIIQQLLMIIFRIPTIYA; encoded by the coding sequence ATGAAGAAATCGGACATCAATAGCATATTCGCGAGGCCCCGGAAACTACTGCTTCACCCCGAAACGGAGTGGCAGGCGATAAACCGGGAAAACTGGGAAGGCATCGAACTTTTCAAGAATTTCCTTGTGCCCCTCTCCGCGATCTCCTCCGTGTGCGCCATACTGCTACGCTTCTTGTCAACGTCACCACTTTATGCCATCGGAATAGGTATCATCCTCTTCGTGGCCTCCGTCGTGGGGTGCTACATCACCTACCGGATAGCCCGGGAATACCTCATCAACAAAGTGCCCCAAGCCAACCGGACAGTCCTTCACCTCGCCGTGTACAGCTCGGCTGTTTTCATCCCGTTCCACTGCCTCTCCAGCGGATTCTCGGAAGGATTCCTATCCCAGCTTATGGCCATATGCAGCCTGCTGTGCCTACGCACCCTCTACGTCGGACTAAACCGGTTGACATCCCTCGACGCGCAATACCGCAAAAGTGCCCTCGTCATCATCGGCTTGCTCGTCATCGTGTCACCGATCATCATCCAGCAACTGCTCATGATTATATTCAGAATACCAACCATTTACGCTTAA
- a CDS encoding thioredoxin family protein, with translation MKNIYLFIAILFASITTFAQEGVNFRKLTFTEALAQAKQENKLVFMDCYTSWCGPCKNMTEKVFPQKAAGDYFNPRFVCVKYDMEKGEGVELAKQFDVHAYPSFIIIRPDGTVQHKLVGGDNLENFIARVEKGLNEKTSLLYMNQVYQQGNMSNLELMEYKNALSEADNDKEAARVYQELLNRLTEQEKTQKEYWSLYTDGSCTIGSPMFDFLLAHLPAIRKNVGENTVDRFIYKHYAKALQDHIIGYAKEDAIPVETLKKQIHGFQIKGQENLEKMLALAEPVSNKDIDKVAAIVKEKIPQTGAEELKLYAFAFRAILWTTPTPHPKHYQQVGKKLVKQTIANMEKKEDKLSSNDLVTYSIILMCMGENTLEKKDYIRLIALGEKVLPNLPDDDEKSHAQWTFDGYKKHVESNRK, from the coding sequence ATGAAAAACATATATTTATTCATAGCAATTCTATTTGCTTCCATAACAACATTCGCCCAAGAGGGAGTGAACTTCCGTAAATTAACATTCACAGAAGCCTTGGCTCAAGCCAAACAAGAAAACAAACTGGTATTCATGGATTGCTACACCTCCTGGTGCGGACCGTGTAAAAACATGACGGAAAAAGTGTTCCCGCAAAAAGCCGCGGGAGACTACTTTAACCCTCGGTTCGTATGCGTGAAATATGACATGGAAAAAGGCGAAGGCGTAGAACTCGCCAAGCAATTTGACGTCCACGCCTACCCCTCATTTATCATCATCCGACCCGACGGCACGGTACAACACAAACTGGTCGGAGGCGATAATTTGGAAAACTTCATTGCAAGAGTGGAAAAAGGGTTGAACGAAAAGACCTCTCTACTTTACATGAACCAAGTTTACCAACAAGGAAACATGAGTAATTTGGAACTCATGGAATACAAAAATGCCTTATCGGAAGCCGATAACGACAAAGAGGCAGCCCGCGTGTATCAAGAACTACTCAACCGCCTAACGGAACAAGAGAAAACTCAAAAGGAGTACTGGTCTCTCTACACGGATGGAAGTTGCACGATCGGTTCCCCCATGTTCGACTTTTTACTGGCACATTTACCTGCCATCAGAAAGAACGTGGGAGAAAACACGGTAGACCGATTCATTTACAAACATTACGCCAAGGCATTACAGGATCACATCATCGGATATGCCAAAGAGGATGCCATCCCTGTTGAAACACTAAAAAAACAAATTCACGGATTCCAAATCAAAGGACAGGAGAATCTGGAAAAGATGTTAGCTTTGGCAGAACCCGTCAGCAACAAAGATATTGATAAGGTAGCCGCCATCGTAAAAGAGAAAATACCTCAAACCGGTGCCGAAGAATTAAAGTTATACGCTTTTGCCTTCCGAGCCATCCTGTGGACGACACCGACGCCTCACCCGAAACACTACCAGCAGGTAGGCAAAAAACTGGTCAAACAAACCATCGCCAACATGGAAAAGAAAGAGGACAAATTATCAAGTAACGACTTGGTTACGTATTCCATTATCCTCATGTGCATGGGTGAGAATACGTTGGAAAAGAAAGACTACATCCGATTGATTGCACTCGGAGAGAAAGTACTTCCCAACCTACCCGATGACGACGAAAAAAGTCATGCCCAATGGACTTTCGACGGCTATAAAAAACATGTAGAATCCAATCGTAAATAA
- a CDS encoding TlpA disulfide reductase family protein encodes MKKRYIPFFLLLSALYSCNNKPTDHFVLRGTIPGATDSTEIVLSPAGKYSQKIAQGFIVNGKFELQGKVDQPTYCRLSMNDQEYLDRSDSQQHSRYMEIDFFVENGELTFQTPHIDSLPESFWRYDVRKEKNYTLTGSPTQEIFYRYQQQTIPSRHGIRQLEQHLLKDATPEEYKTLTKTKSELEAQTKEFIRQHHNLPVNLYLVNQLKKEPFTYDQAYLDELAGFFASCQDTCSALKDFRQYLQEARAYVQGKPLEDGKVITPDKQETSLLSRLKKGGYTVIDFWASWCGPCRASFPHLREMYKIHGEKVTFISISVDKDEKEWHKALEEEKLPWEQYLATPEFSKATRADYNLTSIPTFLIINPEGNIIFSGHNSNELETILEAKNR; translated from the coding sequence ATGAAAAAAAGATATATACCCTTTTTCTTGTTGTTGAGTGCCCTCTACTCTTGCAACAACAAACCGACAGACCATTTCGTCTTACGGGGAACAATTCCCGGAGCCACCGACAGCACCGAAATTGTCTTGTCGCCCGCTGGAAAGTACTCCCAAAAAATAGCGCAAGGCTTTATCGTCAACGGCAAATTCGAACTTCAAGGCAAAGTGGATCAACCCACGTATTGCCGATTGAGCATGAACGATCAAGAATATCTTGATCGTTCTGACTCACAACAACACAGTCGATACATGGAGATTGACTTCTTTGTCGAAAATGGAGAATTGACCTTCCAAACGCCTCATATCGACAGCCTGCCGGAATCTTTTTGGAGATACGATGTCCGAAAAGAAAAGAACTACACCTTGACAGGCTCACCGACACAAGAGATTTTTTACCGCTATCAACAACAAACGATTCCTTCGCGCCACGGCATCCGTCAGTTGGAACAACACCTTTTGAAAGATGCGACCCCCGAAGAGTATAAAACACTGACAAAAACGAAGTCCGAACTGGAAGCCCAAACGAAAGAGTTCATACGACAACACCACAACCTACCGGTCAACCTTTATCTTGTCAACCAGTTAAAGAAAGAGCCATTTACCTACGACCAAGCCTATCTCGACGAATTGGCCGGCTTCTTTGCCTCCTGTCAAGATACTTGCTCCGCGTTGAAAGATTTCCGGCAATACCTACAGGAAGCCCGTGCATACGTACAAGGCAAACCGCTGGAAGACGGAAAAGTCATTACACCCGACAAACAAGAAACATCACTGCTCTCCCGCTTAAAAAAAGGAGGCTACACCGTGATTGACTTTTGGGCCTCCTGGTGCGGTCCATGTCGCGCCAGCTTCCCTCACTTGCGGGAAATGTACAAAATACACGGGGAAAAAGTAACTTTCATCAGCATCTCGGTTGACAAAGATGAAAAAGAGTGGCATAAAGCTCTTGAGGAAGAAAAACTACCTTGGGAGCAATACCTCGCTACCCCGGAATTCAGCAAGGCAACCCGCGCAGACTACAACTTGACAAGCATTCCGACATTCCTAATCATTAACCCCGAGGGAAACATCATCTTCTCCGGGCACAACAGCAATGAACTTGAAACCATACTTGAGGCAAAAAACAGATAA
- a CDS encoding RagB/SusD family nutrient uptake outer membrane protein, which yields MKKIFIISCILFVLSSCDSFLKEYSQDLARVETIGDLDELLLGSAYYPIGYKYIASYTLYTVGEPYNQYVHFMSDELKQNEETSYGSNGIFETVFGYYTWQRQVGINLKGTSVGTENTDWKKTYNYINATNMILSELDEVTIHDDEEESTKMRVEGECHFLRALYYFTLVNLYADPYVPSKAASTPGVPLKLTSYVEDKEYQNNSVAEIYEQVLKDLNRAIECLSQTTRKSIYRADITAAYLLTARVYLYMQDYPNARKYAQLVLDRNDNLTDLNLFAGTDNVFTSENPEVIFSMGGHFLSYNIYGDDRYDEEYPFYVSDDLIAAFEENDLRKSLYISEGGYGYYYKKIYWGRKHYGSSCSVSDNFLFRTSEAYLILAEACAFDNEEGLARQYIEQLQAKRFATVPAVTQSGNALIDLIREERQRELCLEGHRWFDLRRYTVCEKYPWSKTIRHLYTDFSSQDWSPERTRVFELEPNDKAYTLAFPKEVLDFQNTLNTNNRPERLPVEESNY from the coding sequence ATGAAAAAGATATTCATAATCAGTTGCATTTTGTTCGTTCTCTCCTCTTGTGATAGTTTCCTGAAGGAGTATTCGCAAGATCTGGCAAGAGTTGAAACCATCGGAGATTTGGACGAACTACTGTTGGGGAGTGCATATTATCCCATCGGATACAAATACATAGCGAGTTATACCCTATACACGGTAGGCGAGCCGTACAATCAATATGTTCACTTCATGAGCGATGAACTAAAACAAAACGAAGAGACATCCTATGGTTCCAATGGTATTTTTGAAACTGTTTTCGGGTATTACACGTGGCAGCGTCAAGTAGGAATCAACCTAAAAGGGACTAGCGTTGGAACCGAGAATACGGATTGGAAAAAGACCTACAATTACATCAATGCCACCAACATGATTCTAAGTGAATTAGACGAAGTCACGATCCATGACGATGAAGAAGAAAGCACGAAAATGCGGGTAGAGGGAGAGTGTCATTTCTTGCGGGCGTTATACTATTTCACCTTGGTAAACCTGTACGCGGACCCGTACGTACCTTCTAAAGCTGCCAGTACACCGGGAGTTCCGTTGAAATTAACTTCGTATGTCGAAGACAAGGAGTACCAAAACAACTCGGTGGCAGAAATCTACGAACAAGTGCTGAAAGACTTGAACCGAGCCATCGAATGCTTGTCGCAAACAACGCGTAAAAGCATTTACAGGGCTGACATAACGGCCGCTTACCTGTTAACGGCTCGGGTTTACCTGTACATGCAAGATTATCCCAATGCCCGTAAATACGCCCAACTGGTATTGGATCGTAACGACAACTTAACAGACCTCAACCTTTTTGCAGGTACAGATAATGTTTTCACCTCCGAGAATCCCGAAGTAATCTTTAGTATGGGAGGACATTTCCTATCGTACAACATTTACGGAGACGACCGATATGATGAAGAGTATCCGTTCTACGTTTCGGATGACCTAATCGCCGCTTTTGAAGAGAATGACCTCAGAAAAAGCCTGTATATCTCGGAAGGAGGATATGGCTATTACTACAAAAAAATCTACTGGGGAAGAAAACATTACGGTTCCTCTTGTAGTGTCTCCGATAACTTTTTATTCCGCACCTCGGAGGCCTATTTAATCCTGGCCGAAGCATGCGCTTTTGACAACGAGGAAGGCTTGGCGCGTCAATACATCGAACAATTGCAAGCCAAACGATTCGCGACGGTACCCGCGGTCACTCAATCCGGAAACGCACTGATCGACTTGATTCGAGAAGAACGCCAACGGGAGTTATGCTTGGAAGGTCACCGTTGGTTTGACTTACGTCGTTACACGGTATGTGAAAAATACCCGTGGTCAAAAACCATCCGACATCTTTACACGGATTTCAGCTCCCAAGATTGGAGCCCGGAAAGGACCCGCGTTTTTGAACTGGAACCCAATGACAAGGCATATACTTTAGCATTCCCCAAGGAGGTATTGGATTTCCAAAACACGTTGAACACGAACAATCGACCGGAACGCCTTCCCGTGGAAGAAAGTAATTATTAA
- a CDS encoding fibrobacter succinogenes major paralogous domain-containing protein — protein MKKIFNLLCFISVILITGCNDDDKLPRVTPEATGTFSDTDGQEYPWARYNGIDWMTSNYKGGTPYYEAKDKWDDDLIGIDDKELAIADLETFGNLYTYEQALALAPEGWRLPTDEDWQKLEQAMGMSAQTAAQKGWRGSSIGELLQQDETGSGIHLQLGGYVSVRAGRPMSLRLRLVRSTGYYWTSTEAKGSYPEGTAVFYRSIRYNTSKIEREIIATTEQDYLDNVYPKYLSVRYVRDAQ, from the coding sequence ATGAAAAAGATATTCAATTTATTATGCTTCATATCCGTCATTCTTATCACCGGATGTAATGACGACGACAAACTACCCCGTGTAACCCCGGAAGCAACCGGCACGTTCAGCGATACGGACGGACAAGAATACCCATGGGCGCGCTATAACGGGATCGACTGGATGACCTCCAATTACAAAGGAGGAACCCCCTATTACGAGGCCAAGGACAAATGGGACGACGACCTGATCGGCATTGACGACAAAGAGCTGGCCATAGCCGACCTGGAAACTTTCGGCAATCTATACACCTACGAACAGGCATTAGCTCTCGCTCCCGAGGGTTGGCGTCTCCCGACAGACGAGGACTGGCAAAAACTAGAACAAGCCATGGGTATGTCAGCCCAAACAGCAGCACAAAAAGGTTGGCGCGGTTCGAGTATCGGGGAGCTACTCCAGCAAGACGAAACAGGCAGTGGCATACACCTTCAACTAGGCGGATATGTCTCCGTACGAGCCGGAAGACCCATGAGCTTACGCCTGCGCCTTGTCCGGTCCACCGGATACTACTGGACCTCCACGGAAGCCAAAGGGAGCTATCCGGAGGGTACGGCCGTGTTCTATCGAAGCATTCGTTACAACACCTCGAAGATCGAGCGTGAAATTATCGCAACCACCGAACAAGACTATTTAGACAACGTGTATCCCAAATATTTAAGCGTACGTTACGTGCGTGATGCCCAATAA